A genomic segment from Streptomyces sp. TLI_235 encodes:
- a CDS encoding UDP-N-acetylmuramyl tripeptide synthase — protein sequence MAGTGSEATAARDASLPARAKIAVTAGKMAAALSQKAGRGSGSVIGGKIALKLDPDLLATLAEHLDVVLVSATNGKTTTTRLIAEALRAAGPVVSNALGANMPAGITAALAGGSDARFGVIEVDEKYLATVARDTRPKAIALLNLSRDQLDRAAETRMMAEKWREGLKDSDAVIIANADDPLVTWAASSCKKVVWVAAGQAWKEDAWSCPSCGGVMQRPGEDWFCSQCGFRRPNPHWALQGTHVIDPHRGAWPIQLQLPGRANLANATSSAAVAAVFGVAPQVALQRMQTVAAVAGRYDVVQYQGRDVRLLLAKNPAGWLETFTLIDQPPAPVVLSVNALDADGTDTSWLWDVDYERLAGHPIFVMGQRKLDLAVRLEVAGLQFQVVDSLEQAVRLAPPGRIEAIANYTAFQQLRKAVAV from the coding sequence ATGGCAGGCACCGGTTCGGAAGCCACAGCCGCACGCGACGCCTCGCTGCCCGCCCGCGCGAAGATCGCTGTGACGGCCGGCAAGATGGCTGCCGCCCTCTCGCAGAAGGCGGGCCGCGGCAGTGGTTCGGTGATCGGCGGCAAGATCGCCCTCAAGCTCGACCCCGATCTGCTCGCCACCCTCGCGGAGCACCTCGACGTGGTGCTGGTCAGCGCGACCAACGGCAAGACCACCACCACCCGGCTGATCGCCGAGGCGCTGCGCGCCGCCGGCCCGGTGGTCTCCAACGCGCTGGGCGCCAACATGCCGGCCGGTATCACCGCCGCGCTGGCGGGCGGCTCGGACGCGCGCTTCGGCGTGATCGAGGTGGACGAGAAGTACCTGGCCACGGTCGCCCGGGACACCCGTCCCAAGGCCATAGCGCTGCTGAACCTCTCCCGCGACCAGCTGGACCGCGCCGCCGAGACCCGCATGATGGCGGAGAAGTGGCGCGAGGGCCTCAAGGACTCCGACGCGGTCATCATCGCGAACGCCGACGACCCGCTGGTGACCTGGGCGGCTTCCTCCTGCAAGAAGGTGGTCTGGGTGGCCGCCGGGCAGGCGTGGAAGGAGGACGCCTGGTCGTGCCCGTCCTGCGGCGGTGTGATGCAGCGCCCCGGCGAGGACTGGTTCTGCTCGCAGTGCGGCTTCCGCCGTCCGAACCCGCACTGGGCGCTGCAGGGCACCCACGTGATCGACCCGCACCGCGGCGCCTGGCCGATCCAGCTCCAGCTGCCCGGCCGCGCCAACCTGGCCAACGCCACCAGCTCGGCCGCGGTGGCGGCGGTCTTCGGCGTCGCCCCGCAGGTCGCGCTGCAGCGGATGCAGACGGTCGCCGCGGTGGCCGGCCGCTACGACGTGGTGCAGTACCAGGGCCGGGACGTCCGGCTGCTGCTGGCGAAGAACCCGGCCGGCTGGCTGGAGACCTTCACGCTGATCGACCAGCCGCCGGCGCCGGTGGTGCTGTCGGTGAACGCCCTGGACGCGGACGGCACCGACACCTCCTGGCTGTGGGACGTGGACTACGAGCGCCTGGCCGGCCACCCGATCTTCGTGATGGGCCAGCGCAAGCTCGACCTGGCCGTCCGTCTGGAGGTCGCCGGCCTGCAGTTCCAGGTGGTGGACTCGCTGGAGCAGGCCGTCCGCCTGGCACCGCCCGGGCGGATCGAGGCGATCGCCAACTACACCGCCTTCCAGCAGCTGCGCAAGGCGGTGGCGGTCTGA
- a CDS encoding 6-phosphofructokinase has protein sequence MRIGVLTSGGDCPGLNAVIRSVVHRGVVDHGDEIIGFQDGWRGLLEGVHRPLTLDSVSGILAQGGTILGSSRVQPSHLRDGVERAKKHCQDLGIDAVIPIGGEGTLKAAKLMSDAGLPVIGVPKTIDNDIACTDVTFGFDTAVSVATDALDRLKTTAESHQRVMVVEVMGRHTGWIALNAGMAAGAHAIVVPERPFHIDKLTAVVRERFDRHKKFAIVVCAEGAKPEPGTMPWEEGTKDMYGHERFTGIATQLSRELEHRLGKEARPVILGHTQRGGTPTAYDRVLATRFGWHAVEAAHKGAFGHITALQGTDIKLVPLGEAVAELKTVPQERYTEAETVI, from the coding sequence ATGCGTATTGGTGTCCTGACCAGCGGCGGTGACTGCCCCGGCCTGAACGCCGTGATCCGTTCCGTGGTCCACCGGGGGGTGGTCGACCACGGCGACGAGATCATCGGTTTCCAGGACGGCTGGCGAGGTCTCCTCGAAGGCGTCCACCGTCCGCTCACCCTCGACTCGGTGAGCGGCATCCTGGCCCAGGGCGGCACGATCCTCGGGTCCTCCCGGGTGCAGCCCAGCCACCTGCGGGACGGCGTGGAGCGCGCCAAGAAGCACTGCCAGGACCTCGGGATCGACGCGGTCATCCCGATCGGCGGCGAGGGCACCCTGAAGGCCGCGAAGCTGATGAGCGACGCGGGCCTGCCGGTGATCGGCGTGCCGAAGACCATCGACAACGACATCGCGTGCACCGACGTCACCTTCGGCTTCGACACCGCCGTCTCGGTGGCCACCGACGCGCTGGACCGCCTGAAGACCACCGCCGAGTCGCACCAGCGGGTCATGGTCGTCGAGGTGATGGGCCGTCACACCGGCTGGATCGCCCTGAACGCGGGCATGGCGGCCGGCGCCCACGCCATCGTGGTGCCAGAGCGCCCCTTCCACATCGACAAGCTGACCGCCGTGGTGCGCGAGCGCTTCGACCGGCACAAGAAGTTCGCCATCGTGGTCTGCGCCGAGGGTGCCAAGCCCGAGCCCGGCACCATGCCGTGGGAGGAGGGCACCAAGGACATGTACGGCCACGAGCGGTTCACCGGCATCGCCACCCAGCTCTCCCGCGAGCTGGAGCACCGCCTGGGCAAGGAGGCCCGTCCGGTGATCCTCGGCCACACCCAGCGCGGCGGCACTCCGACCGCCTACGACCGGGTGCTCGCCACCCGCTTCGGCTGGCACGCGGTGGAGGCGGCGCACAAGGGCGCCTTCGGCCACATCACCGCGCTGCAGGGCACCGACATCAAGCTGGTGCCGCTCGGCGAGGCGGTGGCCGAGCTGAAGACCGTGCCGCAGGAGCGCTACACCGAGGCCGAGACGGTCATCTGA
- a CDS encoding TetR family transcriptional regulator, with protein sequence MARTKEFDPDAALQSALELFWERGYEATSMADLTGRLGIGRASLYATFGGKHELFIKALDRYRENTDAKLLAELSQPGAALPTVRAVVRRFADEAVLESRHRGCLITNTATELAARDPDAARRVRASWDTLETLTAGALARAQAQGELTPEKDPRAIARLLLTVMQGMRVIGKAGDDPQRITDAARLALSLLD encoded by the coding sequence ATGGCAAGGACCAAGGAGTTCGACCCGGACGCGGCGCTGCAGTCGGCGCTGGAGCTGTTCTGGGAGCGCGGGTACGAGGCGACCTCGATGGCCGACCTCACCGGGCGCCTGGGCATCGGCCGCGCCAGCCTGTACGCCACCTTCGGCGGCAAGCACGAGCTGTTCATCAAGGCGCTCGACCGCTATCGGGAGAACACCGACGCCAAGCTGCTCGCCGAGCTCTCGCAGCCCGGCGCGGCCCTGCCCACGGTGCGCGCCGTGGTGCGGCGCTTCGCCGACGAGGCGGTGCTGGAGTCGCGGCACCGCGGCTGCCTGATCACCAACACCGCCACCGAGCTCGCCGCCCGCGACCCGGACGCGGCCCGCCGCGTGCGGGCCAGCTGGGACACCCTGGAGACACTCACCGCCGGCGCGCTGGCCCGGGCCCAGGCCCAGGGCGAGCTGACACCGGAGAAGGACCCGCGGGCGATCGCCCGCCTGCTGCTGACCGTGATGCAGGGGATGCGGGTGATCGGCAAGGCGGGCGACGACCCGCAGCGGATCACCGACGCGGCGCGACTCGCACTGTCCCTGCTCGACTGA
- a CDS encoding putative MFS family arabinose efflux permease, translating into MAATAITPTSTAPARRTAPGFALLGTVQAMLIFTLMAISVPLPDIGREFGFDHSRLVLLNAAYGLSFAALLLLGGRLTDRYGGRRMLTVGLVVLGLSAAAAPIAADYTALLLLRFVQGGAAALVAPAGMAVLKALLPGPEAYGRAMATWGGLSVLGATTGNLASGAVASWLSWRWMFAVPVIVAAAALALAPKLLPGDAARDRRPALDLPGAVLATVGTVLVSYGLVRTETGGWQLPLALGVLVLAGFVLHERRAAQPLLPLGFLRGGRRLLGLAATLLSAGGTATLFLLLTLHLQQDLGWTPLATSGAFLPYAAALLLGGRAAGPLVGRVGPKAVTGIGLAVGAAGLFALAHLGAGSGYLPLVPGLVLLPFGAALAFAGAAVLATDGVPVEQIGLAGGVLNTAMELGPTVLLTALLTVGSGGAALAAAGALFALTALAGALTGRRG; encoded by the coding sequence ATGGCCGCCACCGCCATCACTCCGACGTCCACCGCACCGGCACGACGCACCGCACCCGGCTTCGCCCTGCTGGGCACCGTCCAGGCGATGCTGATCTTCACGCTGATGGCGATCTCCGTCCCGCTGCCCGACATCGGCCGCGAGTTCGGCTTCGACCACAGCAGGCTCGTCCTGCTCAACGCGGCCTACGGGCTCTCCTTCGCGGCGCTGCTGCTGCTCGGCGGCCGGCTCACCGACCGCTACGGCGGCCGCCGGATGCTCACCGTCGGCCTGGTGGTGCTCGGTCTCTCCGCCGCGGCCGCCCCGATCGCCGCCGACTACACCGCCCTGCTGCTGCTCCGCTTCGTCCAGGGCGGCGCCGCGGCCCTGGTCGCCCCCGCCGGCATGGCCGTGCTCAAGGCGCTGCTGCCCGGGCCGGAGGCCTACGGGCGGGCCATGGCCACCTGGGGCGGACTCTCCGTGCTCGGCGCCACCACCGGCAACCTGGCCTCCGGCGCGGTCGCCAGCTGGCTCTCCTGGCGCTGGATGTTCGCCGTCCCGGTGATCGTCGCGGCCGCCGCCCTCGCCCTCGCCCCGAAGCTGCTGCCCGGCGACGCCGCGCGTGACCGCCGCCCCGCACTCGACCTGCCCGGCGCCGTCCTCGCCACCGTCGGCACCGTCCTGGTCAGCTACGGACTCGTCCGCACCGAGACCGGCGGCTGGCAGCTGCCGCTCGCCCTCGGCGTCCTGGTGCTCGCCGGCTTCGTGCTCCACGAGCGGCGCGCAGCCCAGCCGCTGCTGCCGCTCGGCTTCCTGCGCGGCGGCCGCCGCCTGCTCGGCCTCGCCGCCACCCTGCTCAGCGCCGGCGGCACCGCCACCCTCTTCCTGCTGCTGACCCTGCACCTCCAGCAGGACCTCGGCTGGACCCCGCTCGCCACCTCGGGCGCCTTCCTCCCCTACGCCGCGGCGCTGCTCCTCGGCGGCCGGGCGGCCGGTCCGCTGGTCGGCCGGGTCGGGCCGAAGGCCGTCACCGGGATCGGGCTCGCCGTCGGCGCGGCCGGCCTGTTCGCCCTCGCCCACCTCGGCGCCGGCTCCGGCTACCTGCCGCTCGTCCCCGGCCTGGTGCTGCTGCCCTTCGGCGCGGCCCTCGCCTTCGCCGGCGCCGCGGTGCTCGCCACCGACGGCGTCCCGGTGGAGCAGATCGGCCTGGCCGGCGGTGTGCTGAACACCGCGATGGAGCTCGGCCCGACCGTGCTGCTGACCGCGCTGCTCACGGTCGGCTCCGGCGGCGCCGCGCTGGCCGCGGCGGGCGCGCTCTTCGCCCTCACCGCGCTGGCCGGCGCGCTCACCGGCCGCCGCGGCTGA
- a CDS encoding D-lactate dehydrogenase, producing the protein MEILAYGVQTDERPLLSAAFEGRHPLRMLDLFLTRDTAPLAEGFPVVSSSVNDVLDGEVLARLAKGGTRLVTQRSTGFNNIDLAAARELGLTVARVSYYSPYAVAEHAWAMALAVNRRLVRAVSRTREFDFRLDGLLGRDVHGMTVGVIGTGKIGECFARIAHGFGTELLGWDLAPNPACVELGMAYVAKEELLARSDLVSLHVPLVPDTHHLVDAAALALMKDDAILVNSSRGGLIDSAALVEELKAGRFHGVALDVYEEETGVFFTDRSVQGVTDDVLARLMTLPHVLVTSHQAYFTRTAVEQIVAATVQNVADFAAGRTGDNTLVPGVGATG; encoded by the coding sequence ATGGAGATCCTCGCCTACGGCGTGCAGACCGACGAACGGCCGCTGCTGAGCGCCGCGTTCGAGGGCCGGCACCCGCTGCGCATGCTGGACCTCTTCCTCACCCGGGACACCGCGCCGCTCGCCGAGGGCTTCCCGGTGGTCTCCAGCAGCGTCAACGACGTCCTGGACGGCGAGGTCCTGGCCCGGCTGGCGAAGGGCGGCACCCGGCTCGTCACCCAGCGCTCCACCGGGTTCAACAACATCGACCTGGCCGCAGCCCGCGAGCTCGGCCTGACCGTCGCCCGGGTCTCCTACTACTCCCCCTACGCGGTCGCCGAGCACGCCTGGGCGATGGCGCTGGCGGTGAACCGGCGGCTGGTGCGGGCGGTCAGCCGGACCCGCGAGTTCGACTTCCGGCTGGACGGCCTGCTCGGCCGGGACGTCCACGGGATGACCGTCGGGGTGATCGGCACCGGCAAGATCGGCGAGTGCTTCGCGAGGATCGCGCACGGCTTCGGCACCGAGCTGCTCGGCTGGGACCTCGCACCGAACCCGGCCTGCGTCGAGCTCGGCATGGCCTACGTGGCCAAGGAGGAGCTGCTGGCCCGCAGCGACCTGGTCAGCCTGCACGTCCCGCTGGTGCCGGACACCCACCACCTGGTCGACGCGGCGGCGCTCGCCCTGATGAAGGACGACGCGATCCTGGTGAACTCCAGCCGCGGCGGGCTGATCGACAGCGCCGCCCTGGTCGAGGAGCTGAAGGCCGGCCGGTTCCACGGCGTCGCGCTGGACGTGTACGAGGAGGAGACCGGGGTCTTCTTCACCGACCGGTCCGTCCAGGGCGTGACCGACGACGTCCTGGCCCGGCTGATGACCCTCCCGCACGTGCTGGTGACCTCGCACCAGGCGTACTTCACCCGCACCGCCGTCGAGCAGATCGTCGCCGCCACCGTGCAGAACGTGGCGGACTTCGCGGCCGGGCGCACCGGCGACAACACCCTCGTCCCGGGAGTCGGCGCCACCGGCTGA
- a CDS encoding putative copper resistance protein D, which translates to MGDGMAGMHHHGGMGTLGPYSPSTALAWSPDWPFLIGAVLALGLYTAAAIRLWRRGDTWPVGRMIAWTAGTGTIVLVTCTGLNDYGMVLFSAHMIQHMVLSMLSPILLLLGAPITLALRALRPAGKGRGRGPRELLVALLHSRYVRVVSHPGATIPLFIASLYALYFSPLFDFLMQYRLGHIAMMVHFLAVGLLFFWPIMGVDPGPHRPGYIMRILELFMGMPFHAFFGVAVMMATHPLVTTFTDAAAPPGTRLLDDQELAGGITWAFGEIPTAIVLIALTLQWARSEERQARRRDRAADRDGDAELAAYNAYLASLDRRGRAADAG; encoded by the coding sequence ATGGGCGACGGCATGGCAGGGATGCACCACCACGGAGGAATGGGGACACTCGGCCCGTACAGCCCGTCCACCGCGCTCGCGTGGTCGCCGGACTGGCCCTTCCTGATCGGCGCAGTGCTCGCCCTCGGCCTGTACACGGCGGCCGCGATCCGGCTGTGGCGGCGCGGCGACACGTGGCCGGTCGGCCGGATGATCGCCTGGACGGCCGGCACCGGCACCATCGTCCTGGTCACCTGCACCGGGCTCAACGACTACGGCATGGTGCTGTTCAGCGCCCACATGATCCAGCACATGGTGCTGTCCATGCTCTCGCCCATCCTGCTGCTGCTCGGTGCCCCGATCACGCTGGCCCTGCGCGCCCTGCGCCCGGCCGGCAAGGGCCGCGGCCGCGGCCCGCGCGAGCTGCTGGTGGCGCTGCTGCACAGCCGGTACGTGCGGGTGGTCTCGCATCCCGGGGCCACCATCCCGCTGTTCATCGCCAGCCTGTACGCGCTGTACTTCTCGCCGCTGTTCGACTTCCTGATGCAGTACCGGCTCGGGCACATCGCGATGATGGTCCACTTCCTGGCGGTCGGCCTGCTGTTCTTCTGGCCGATCATGGGCGTGGACCCGGGCCCGCACCGGCCGGGCTACATCATGCGCATCCTGGAGCTCTTCATGGGGATGCCGTTCCACGCCTTCTTCGGCGTGGCCGTGATGATGGCGACCCACCCGCTGGTGACCACCTTCACCGACGCCGCCGCCCCGCCCGGCACCAGGCTGCTGGACGACCAGGAGCTGGCCGGCGGCATCACCTGGGCGTTCGGCGAGATCCCGACCGCGATCGTGCTGATCGCCCTCACCCTGCAGTGGGCGCGCTCCGAGGAGCGGCAGGCCCGCCGCCGGGACCGCGCCGCGGACCGGGACGGCGACGCCGAGCTCGCCGCCTACAACGCCTACCTGGCCTCGCTGGACCGGCGCGGCCGGGCCGCCGACGCGGGCTGA
- a CDS encoding RNA polymerase ECF family sigma subunit has protein sequence MDRNDWLAEQFESHRSHLRAVAYRMLGSLGEAEDAVQEAWLRLSRSDADAVENLGGWLTTVVGRVCLDMLRTRRTRREEPIGERLPDPVVAGADGADPEQQALLADSVGLALLVVLEQLAPAERLAFVLHDMFGLPFDEIAPIVDRTPAAARQLASRARRRVQGAAPAPDPDPVRRREVVDAFLAASRGGDFEALVAVLHPDVVLRADDGPVAPLVVVRGAEAVASQALRFRHLAPFSRPALVNGGAGTVTVVDGRPVSVMDFVVADGLIVAIDILADPERLARLDLALLED, from the coding sequence ATGGACCGCAACGACTGGCTCGCCGAGCAGTTCGAGAGCCACCGCAGCCACCTGCGCGCGGTGGCGTACCGGATGCTCGGCTCGCTCGGCGAGGCCGAGGACGCCGTGCAGGAGGCCTGGCTGCGGCTCAGCCGCAGCGACGCCGACGCGGTGGAGAACCTGGGCGGCTGGCTCACCACCGTGGTCGGCCGGGTCTGCCTGGACATGCTGCGCACCCGCCGCACCCGCCGCGAGGAACCGATCGGCGAGCGGCTGCCCGACCCGGTGGTGGCGGGCGCCGACGGCGCCGACCCCGAGCAGCAGGCGCTGCTCGCCGACTCCGTCGGCCTCGCGCTGCTGGTGGTGCTGGAGCAGCTCGCCCCGGCCGAACGGCTCGCCTTCGTGCTGCACGACATGTTCGGACTGCCCTTCGACGAGATCGCCCCGATCGTGGACCGCACCCCGGCCGCCGCCCGCCAGCTGGCCAGCCGGGCCCGGCGCCGGGTGCAGGGCGCCGCGCCCGCGCCGGACCCGGACCCGGTGCGCCGCCGCGAGGTGGTGGACGCCTTCCTCGCCGCCTCCCGCGGCGGCGACTTCGAGGCGCTGGTCGCGGTGCTCCACCCGGACGTGGTGCTCCGCGCCGACGACGGCCCGGTCGCACCGCTGGTGGTGGTGCGCGGCGCCGAGGCGGTCGCCTCGCAGGCCCTCCGGTTCCGGCACCTCGCGCCGTTCTCCCGGCCGGCACTGGTCAACGGCGGGGCCGGCACGGTCACCGTGGTCGACGGCAGGCCGGTCTCGGTCATGGACTTCGTCGTCGCCGACGGCCTGATCGTCGCGATCGACATCCTGGCCGACCCGGAGCGCCTGGCCCGGCTCGACCTGGCGCTCCTGGAGGACTGA
- a CDS encoding urease accessory protein, with translation MSAAAPLTAALDATARITAAPDGRGGTALPVLAGAGPLALRRTRGAPGTAHVCVIGSMAAPLGGDRLALHIEVRPGAALTVTSAAATVSLPGATAAPARYDLHLTVGEDAELDWRPEPVIAATGSHLLLTTVVHLAAGARLRLREEQVLGRLHDHARGAPPGRLTARLTVHRAGRALLDQQTDLGPGAPGWNGPAVLGPHRTTGQLLTVGLPAPPPPPADADAALLTLPGPADAPPATLLTALAPDALALRRLLHPEDRRIRPDTFVTSAAPGTSEKVGTD, from the coding sequence GTGAGCGCCGCCGCCCCGCTCACCGCCGCGCTCGACGCCACCGCCCGGATCACCGCGGCACCCGACGGGCGCGGCGGCACCGCCCTGCCCGTCCTCGCCGGCGCCGGACCGCTCGCCCTGCGCCGCACCCGCGGAGCCCCGGGCACCGCCCACGTCTGCGTCATCGGCTCGATGGCCGCCCCGCTCGGCGGCGACCGGCTCGCCCTGCACATCGAGGTCCGGCCCGGCGCCGCCCTCACCGTCACCAGCGCCGCCGCCACCGTCAGCCTCCCCGGCGCCACCGCCGCACCCGCCCGCTACGACCTCCACCTCACCGTCGGCGAGGACGCCGAACTCGACTGGCGCCCCGAACCCGTCATCGCTGCCACCGGCAGCCACCTGCTGCTCACCACCGTCGTCCACCTCGCCGCCGGCGCCCGGCTGCGGCTGCGCGAGGAACAGGTCCTCGGCCGGCTGCACGACCACGCCCGCGGCGCACCCCCCGGCCGCCTCACCGCCCGGCTCACCGTGCACCGGGCCGGACGCGCCCTGCTCGACCAGCAGACCGACCTCGGCCCCGGCGCACCCGGCTGGAACGGTCCCGCCGTCCTCGGCCCGCACCGCACCACCGGACAACTGCTCACCGTCGGCCTGCCCGCCCCGCCGCCACCCCCCGCCGACGCCGACGCCGCCCTGCTCACCCTGCCCGGCCCCGCCGACGCGCCGCCCGCCACCCTGCTCACCGCCCTCGCCCCGGACGCCCTCGCGCTGCGCCGGCTCCTCCACCCGGAGGACCGCCGAATCCGCCCGGACACGTTCGTCACATCCGCCGCGCCCGGAACGTCAGAGAAGGTGGGAACAGACTGA
- a CDS encoding urease accessory protein, which produces MHRDHVDPHDAPTRHSYAEQTRTRPGRALRIGLGGPVGSGKTATVAALCRALREEISLAVVTNDIYTTEDAEFLLRNAVLPPERIAAVETGCCPHTAIRDDISANLEAVEDLEEAVGPLDLVLVESGGDNLTATFSRGLVDHQIFVIDVSGGDKIPRKGGPGVSTSDLLVVNKTDLAPLVGADLAVMARDAEAQRGDLPTVFTALTAPDGIAPVVAWVRARLAER; this is translated from the coding sequence TTGCATCGTGACCACGTCGACCCCCACGACGCCCCCACCCGGCACAGCTACGCCGAACAGACCCGTACCCGCCCCGGCCGCGCCCTGCGGATCGGCCTCGGCGGACCGGTCGGCTCCGGCAAGACCGCCACCGTCGCCGCCCTCTGCCGCGCCCTGCGCGAGGAGATCTCCCTCGCCGTCGTCACCAACGACATCTACACCACCGAGGACGCCGAGTTCCTGCTGCGCAACGCCGTCCTGCCGCCCGAGCGGATCGCCGCCGTCGAGACCGGCTGCTGCCCGCACACGGCCATCCGCGACGACATCTCCGCCAACCTGGAGGCCGTCGAGGACCTGGAGGAGGCCGTCGGCCCGCTCGACCTCGTCCTCGTCGAGTCCGGCGGCGACAACCTCACCGCCACCTTCAGCCGCGGCCTGGTCGACCACCAGATCTTCGTCATCGACGTCTCCGGCGGCGACAAGATCCCCCGCAAGGGCGGCCCCGGCGTCTCCACCTCCGACCTGCTCGTCGTCAACAAGACCGACCTCGCCCCACTCGTCGGCGCCGACCTCGCCGTGATGGCCCGCGACGCCGAGGCCCAGCGCGGCGACCTGCCCACCGTCTTCACCGCCCTCACCGCCCCCGACGGCATCGCCCCGGTCGTCGCCTGGGTCCGCGCCCGGCTCGCCGAACGGTGA
- a CDS encoding urease accessory protein, whose translation MDAAALLLADGRFPAGGHAHSGGAEAAVRAGRIHDADSLAAFLTGRLHTAGRTAAALAAAAAAEDADTAALDEAADARTPSPAQRDTSRRLGRQLLRAARAAWPHPVLDRLQAVHPRGPHQPVALGTAARAAGLTPADAASLAAYESVNGPATACVRLLGLDPYQVAAVLARLATQLDTVAADAAADAARGTLPAASAPLLDIHAEQHRSWKVRLFAS comes from the coding sequence ATGGACGCCGCCGCCCTGCTCCTCGCCGACGGCCGCTTCCCGGCCGGCGGCCACGCCCACTCCGGTGGCGCCGAGGCCGCCGTCCGGGCCGGCCGGATCCACGACGCCGACAGCCTCGCCGCCTTCCTCACCGGACGGCTGCACACCGCCGGCCGCACCGCCGCCGCCCTCGCCGCGGCCGCCGCAGCCGAGGACGCCGACACCGCAGCCCTCGACGAGGCCGCCGACGCCCGCACCCCCTCGCCCGCCCAGCGCGACACCAGCCGCCGCCTCGGCCGCCAACTCCTGCGCGCCGCCCGCGCGGCCTGGCCGCACCCCGTCCTCGACCGGCTGCAGGCCGTCCACCCCCGCGGCCCGCACCAGCCCGTCGCCCTCGGCACCGCCGCCCGCGCCGCCGGCCTCACCCCCGCCGACGCCGCCTCCCTCGCCGCGTACGAGAGCGTCAACGGCCCCGCCACCGCCTGCGTCCGGCTGCTCGGCCTCGACCCCTACCAGGTCGCCGCCGTGCTCGCCCGGCTCGCCACGCAGCTCGACACCGTGGCCGCCGACGCCGCGGCCGACGCCGCCCGCGGCACCCTGCCCGCCGCCTCCGCCCCGCTGCTCGACATCCACGCCGAACAGCACCGCTCCTGGAAGGTGCGTCTCTTTGCATCGTGA